From the Paenibacillus sp. R14(2021) genome, the window TTCCGATATATGAATGTTAATATTCCCCCTTAGTGCTAACAAAACAGAAAACTCGTCAGTCAAAAAAATTGAAACCCGAAAAATGTCGAAAAAAAATAGGAGCCGTTGCTTGGCTCCTTATTAAGTATTTCAAGCGTTTCTATTTCAATTTCCAAAATTGTCGGATCGATCGGATGGATTGTTTCATTGATTTTTTATCAATCAATCTATCTGATAATCATTTCGTAACCATATCATGCGGGGTATAGATGGTCAGAATTCCATCCTTCTTTAATGCGAATGTCTTGGCAAACCAGTTGTCATACATTAAACCAATAACAATCAAGCTGGTCTAATCGCCATTCCGGCCAAGAAGCTGAGCATGAACTGAACCGCGAGCCGGGACGTCACGTTGCGCACATCCACGGACGGATCGATGCAAACAAAATCAATCCCTTTCACCTGCGGCAGAGCGCCAAGACGATGCAGCGCATCAAGCGCATCCCAAGGGTGCATACCTCCTGTTCCGACAGCCGGACAGCCGGGAGCGAAAGCTTGATCGATGACATCCACATCGAAGCTGACGTAGATCGCTTCCGTTCCGCTGCCAGCAAGCGCAATCGCCTGGTCAAGAATAGGATCAATCCCCATCCGCCTTACGTCCCTCGCGGAGTACACATGAACGCCTTTGCTCTTCACATAATCGTGATAGGGCTTCGAATTCATAAACCCGCGAATGCCGATTTGCACGATGTGCTGCCCTTCAACAAGGTCCGATTCCAATATTCCGCGGAAAGGCGTGCCGTTGGTAACGCCGCCGTCTTCGAAATTCCGGACATCGTGATGCGCATCAAAGTGGATGATCCCGACTTTCTTTCCCTCATAACGCCGCGAGAATGCTTGGATCGACGGATAGGTAATGGAATGATCCCCGCCCAGAATAATCGGAACGAGCGACGGCTGTTCGTGATACAGCACGTTCAGGCTTTCCTCGATCCGCCGATGGCATTCCGCGATGTCCGTCACGTGCATGTGGATGTCGCCAAGATCGCGGACGGCCATCTCCTGCAGATCTACGCCGTATTCCATGGAATAGGTCGTGAACGACTTGAATGCCGTACGGATTGCCGCAGGCGTGGTCGATGCGCTGGATATCGAAATCGAAGGCTTGGAGAGCGGCACGCCGACAATGCCTGCAAGCAACTGCTCGTGCCCATCCCATTGGCGAATCCAATGCGCAACCTTGGTTTCCAAATGATCTCGGAAACCAGCCTGTTCCGGGGGCTTTAGGAATGATTGCTTCTCGTTCATGACACGGATTCCCCCTTCCCAGCTTGCGCATATATCATCTGTCGGTCCCATACGAGGGGCTGGCCGTTCTTAATAACCCCAAATGTATGATTGATGCCAAAGTGGTACGGTAAATACGCCAGGTTCGGTGCGTCGAACAGCGATAGATCCGCTCGTTTGCCGATTTCAATCGAACCGATTTGCCGCCCTCGTCCGATTGCGTTCGCGGCATTGATCGTGCAGGCTGTCAAAATTTCTTCCGGCGTCATTTTCAAATTCAACGAAGCCAGCATGATGATCAGCTGCATGGATTCTGTTGGACAAGAACCCGGGTTGTAATCCGTAGACAGCGCCACCGGCAGGTTATAGGTGTCAATCATTTCCCTGGCGCGCGCATGTTTGTTCATCCCCAGATTAAAGGACGTGCCCGGCAGAAGCACCGGTATGACTCCGCCCTTCGCAAGCTGGCGCAAGCCTTCATCTGAAGCGGCGAGCAGATGCTCGGCAGATATGGCGCCGACTTCGCCGGCTAATTCCGCGCCGCCCAGCGGCTCGATCTCGTCGGCGTGAATCTTCGGCATCAAGCCGAGCCGCCTGCCTTCGAGCAGGATCCGGCGCGACTGCGCCACCGTAAAGACCCCCTGCTCGCAGAACACGTCGCAAAACTCGGCAAGCCCTTCTTGCGCCACCTCGGGAAGCATGGCGCAGACGAGATCGACGTATGCGTCCGTCCGGCCTTTATACTCGGACGGCACGGCATGAGCGCCCATGAACGTCGACACGACGTCAACCGGATGAGTTTCGTTCAGCCGCTTCGCCGCGCGCAGCTGCTTCAACTCCTCTTCCAAGGAAAGGCCGTAGCCGCTTTTGGCCTCCACCGTCGTGACGCCTTGCATCAGCATCGTATCGAGGCTGCGATACGCTTTCTCGTACAGCGCCTGCTCACTGGACGCTCGGGTAGCTTGCACGGTGCTTAGAATGCCGCCCCCCTGAGCAAGAATCGTCAAATAAGGAACACCGGAGCGTTTGAGCGCAAGCTCGTGCTCGCGAGACCCGCCGTGCACCAGATGCGTATGCGGATCAATGAGGCCCGGCGTAACCAAGCGGCCCCCGGCGTCCAGCGTCTCCGTTATGGCCGCGCCCTTCAGCTTGTTCCGCACATCCGCTTCTGCACCGAACAGCGCAATCCGGCCGCCTTGAATCGCGATTGCGGCATCCTTAATCTCTTGAATTTCCTGCATCTCTTTCCCGCTGCGCAGCACGTCCCCCGCAGGCGTAGCCAAACAACCGATACCCGTCAATAACAAATCCATCTGTTCGATGAGGGTCACCTAGCCTTCCTCGCGCATAGGTATGCGGATGCCGTGCTTCTGCGCGCTGTCGATCGCCTCATCGTACCCGGCGTCTACGTGACGGATGATGCCCATGCCCGGGTCGGAGGTCAAGACGCTGCGCAGGTGTTCAGCCGCTTCGTCGGTGCCATCCGCCACGACAACCATTCCTGCATGCAGGGAGTAGCCCATGCCGACGCCGCCTCCATGATGAACGGATACCCAAGATGCGCCCGCTGACGCGTTGATCAGCGCGTTCAGAATCGCCCAGTCGCCTACCGCGTCGGAGCCGTCCTTCATCGCTTCCGTCTCCCGGTTCGGCGATGCCACTGAGCCGCAGTCCAGATGGTCGCGGCCGATCACGATCGGTGCTTTGAGCTCGCCGCTCTTCACCATTTCATTGAGCGCAAGACCGAACTTCTCCCGCTCGCCATAGCCCAGCCAGCAAATACGCGCAGGAAGGCCCTGAAAAGCAACGCGCTCGCTCGCCATCTCGATCCAACGGCGAAGATGATCATTCTCCGGGAACATCCGGAGGACGAGCTCATCCGTCTTGCGAATATCTTCCGGATCGCCGGATAGCGCTGCCCACCGGAACGGACCCTTGCCTTCGCAGAACAAGGGACGGATATAAGCAGGCACGAAGCCAGGGAAATCGAAGGCTTGCGTTACGCCTTCGTCGAATGCGACCTGACGAATGTTGTTGCCGTAATCGAATACGACCGCGCCCATTTTCTGCAAATCCAGCATGGCTTGAACATGTACGGCCATGCTTGCCTTGGATAAGCGAATGTACCGCTCAGGGTCGTATGTGCGCAAGCCGGCCGCTTCTTCCAAGTCGAAGCCGGCCGGAATGTAGCCGACGAGCGGATCATGCGCGGACGTTTGGTCCGTTACGAAATCCGGCTTGATGCCCCGGCGCACGAACTCCGGATAGACATCAGCCGCATTGCCTAATAACCCAATGGCAAGCGCCCGCTGCTCGGCAATGGCTTGTTCCGCCAAGACGAGCGCTTCATCGAGCGTTTCGGCCAGCACATCGCAGTAGCGGGTTTGAATACGCCGTTCGATTCGTGTCCGGTCGACTTCGACCGCAATGACGACGCCTTCGTTCATCGTGACCGCGAGCGGCTGCGCGCCGCCCATCCCGCCGAGGCCGGCTGTCAATGTCAGCGTGCCTCTCAGCGTTCCGCCGGCATGCTGGCGAGCGGCTTCGGCGAACGTTTCGTATGTCCCCTGCAGGATGCCTTGCGTCCCGATATAGATCCAGCTGCCCGCAGTCATTTGACCGTACATCATCAGCCCCTTTTGCTCCAGCTCGCGGAAGTACTCCCACGTCGCCCATTTCGGCACGAGCACGGAATTGGAGAGCAGTACGCGCGGCGCACGTTCATGCGTTCTGAATACGCCGACCGGCTTGCCGGATTGAATCAGCAGCGTTTCGTTGTCTTCCAGCCGCTGCAGCTCGCGTACGATTGCGTCGTAGGACGGCCAGTTGCGTGCCGCTTTCCCGATTCCGCCATAGACGACCAGCTCTTCCGGGCGCTCCGCGACATCGGGGTCCAGGTTGTTCATCAGCATTCTTAATGCAGCTTCCTGCACCCAGCCTTTGCAGGATAAGGTCGTACCGCGCGGGGCGCGAATGTTGCGTTTGGGTTCGGCATCATGCTTCGTCGTCATTGTAAATTCCTCCTAGGGAGTGTTGGGTTTAATACAAAGGACCGGAAACGGCTTCGATCGCATCCAGCCAATCGCCGGACAGCAAGGCGGCCGCAATTCGCTCGATATCGCCGGACGTGGAACGATCTTCAATAACCGGCTGAACGATGGCACGCAGGCTTTCGTAGAGCACGCGGGTTGCGGGCGCAAGCCCGTCGACGCCGATAAATTCGGCCGCTTCTGCCGCGCACAGCAATTCGATCGCCAGCACTTTGGAGACGTTATCGATCACCTGAACCGCATGTCTTGCGGCAGTCGTGCCCATGGACACATGATCCTCCTGATTGGCCGAAGACGGAATGGAATCTACACTCGCAGGATGCGCAAGCACTTTGTTCTCCGATACGAGCGAGGCACTTACATACTGCGTGATCATGAGACCTGAGCCGATGCCCGGATTATGGCTGAGGAAAGAGGGCAAACCGCCGGACAGCGCGGGATTCACGAGGCGTTCAGTGCGCCGTTCCGATATATTCGCAAGCTCGCTCATGCCAATCTTCAGAAAATCCATTGCAAACGCAATCGGCTGACCATGGAAATTACCGCCAGAGATGACCTTCCCATCCTCTAAGAACAAGAGCGGATTATCCGTCGCGGCATTGATTTCAATCGTCAATTTGTCCTCTGCATAAGCCAGAACTTGGCGAGTCGCGCCATGAACCTGCGGCAAGCAGCGGAGTGAGTATGCATCCTGTACCCGAATTTCGCCTTGACGCGTCGTTAATCGGCTGCCCTTCAGCAGGGCGCGTAGATTCTTCGCTACGCCGATTTGTTCGGGGTACGGTCGGGCAAGATGCACTTCCTCAGCGAAGGCATCCGGGATTCCCCGCAGGCTCTCCAGCGTAAGCGAAGCGATGACATCCGCGATCCGTGCTAATCTCCGCGCTTTAACAAAGGTTAGTGTGCCGAGCGAGGTCATGATTTGCGTGCCGTTGATGAGCGCGAGCCCTTCTTTGGCCTGCAGAGTGATCGGCTCGAGCCCCGCCTTGGCGAGCGCCTCGGCGCCAGAAAGCCGTTCACCTTGATAGAATGCTTCGCCTTCGCCCATCAGCACAAGGGCAAGATGGGACAAAGGCGCCAAATCTCCGCTCGCGCCGAGCGATCCTTGCTCGGGAATGACCGGATGCACACCGTGATTGATACAATCGATGAGCAGGCTGAGCGTTACCAGGCGAATGCCGGAATAGCCTTTGGCAAGCGCATTCGCGCGAAGCAGCATGAGCGCCCGTACGGTTTCTTCAGGCAGCGGGCTTCCGACGGCACAGGCATGGCTGCGTATGAGGTTGACTTGCAGCTTTGCCGTATCTTGCGGCGAGATGTGCACGTCGCTGAATTTACCGAATCCCGTGCTGACGCCATACACGACCTTACCGCCCGCAACAAGCTCCTCCACCATCTCGCGGCACTGCTTCACGCGCTCGCGGGCATCATGACAGAGCATCACCTCGCGATGTTCATAAGCCACCTCCATAACCAATTCCGGTGTTAACTTCTCTCCGTCCAGGATGACAGGTGTCATGTCAACCCTCCTCTCTTGATGCTGTGCAACAACCATTTCCATGAATCCCCTTTCTTGCTTTAACATAAGAAAGGGACCGAGCAGAAGCTGTTAGCTTCCACGCGGTCCCTTTTTGATCAGGGGAATATGCGATTGTCCGGTATCATGCTTTCGCCAATACTTCATCGCGACCCACTCGTTTCGATATGTTGTTTGCAATCCTGCTCTAATTGTCACACGCCGCCTTCGACATTGTCAATGGTGTCATGCGGACCCGGACGCGCAGCTTCATAAGTCAACTAGGATTGGTTCCGATATTTTGTAAGCGAGGAATACGATAACACGACGGTGAATAAAAAATGAGGAAGCCGAACGACGTTTAGTTTCGTCAAGCATCAAATCGTTGCAATCAAGCTGTAAATCTACAAGCAAAGGGGATCGACATGGATGGACAAAATGAACGAAGTTAGCATACTCGCTTCAGTGACCGACGATGACAAGGAATGGTTGAGAGAACTATGGCTTAGAGAATGGGGAGGCGAAATCGTCATATCCAAAGGCCAAACGTACCACGTTCAGGATACAGCTGCCCTCATAGCCTGGTGTGAAGGTGTACGGGTTGGAGCGGTTGCTTATCATGTACGCGATGAAGAATGTGAATTGATCAGTTTGAATGCGACCGTAGAAGGCTTAGGGATCGGGAGTAAATTAATGACTGCTGTAGCGCAGACCGTTCAGCCATTGGGCGTGAATCGCATTTGGCTCATCACAACAAATGATAATATAAACGCATTAAGGTTTTATCAAAAGCAAGGCTATCGAATAACCGCCGTATACCCAAACACAGTGGATGAAGCCAGAAAGCTAAAGCCAACCATCCCGCATATTGGAAATCACGATATTCCCATTCATGATGAAATTGAACTTGAAATACGCCTATAGCACGTTCCATCAGCACCATAAAGACAAGTTGACATAACACCTATTGGTGTTATAATGAAAAACAAAACCAAAAGGTGTTATATTTATTCTCTTTAGGAGGCCAAACGAATGGACAAGCAAGGACAAGACATGTTTTTGAATTTTATATTACAACGGGTTCAAGAGGGCAACGAGGAAGAAGCTAGATTCATCCTTGAGGGAAACTTCAGAAAACAAGATGAAGGCACCTTCTCCACCGATGATATCGAACAGTTTATCCCGAAGTTGATCAGCATCTTAAAACCGGACAAAATCGAGGAAATTCAAGCCATTGTGACACAGTTCTCCGGGGAATTTCGGCAAATTAATCCCATGATCAACTAGACAGTCCCATAGAAGGCCTGCCGTTACTGCGGGACAATGCGGAATACAGGTCTGCCATTTCTCATGGTCTGCTTAACGATCGTACGACGGACATGGACTCCCGTAATATCGGTCTTCCCGCTGCGGTCCTTCCGAATGGTCAGCGTCAAGATCATGCCGCGGATCGTAAGCGCGTTTCCGTAGAGCCGGTCAGAGACGAAATTGCCAAGTGAATAGGCGGCGACGCGTGTGCGAACCTGGCCGTAATTGTCTTTCGTCCTGCTCTTCACGACGGGCTGAATCACATGGGGATGCGCGCCAATCACCGCATTGGCGCCATGCTCCAGCAGCAGCCGGACCAAGCTCCGCTGCCTGTCGTTCGGGATGCGCTTATATTCCTGTCCGAAATGCATACATACGATAATAGCATCCGTCCTCGCCTTCAATCGCTTCATATCCGCAATGATTTGATTAGGCTTGATTCCGTTCACGAGCCACGGCTCCGGTACCGGAAGCGAATTAGTCCCGTACGTGTAGGCGAGAATGCCCAGCTTGATTCCCTTGGCGCGAACGATAAGAAGCCGCCTCGATTCCTCGGGCGAACGTGCCGTGCCCGTGTGCCTAAGGCCATATCTGTCAAGAACGCCCAGCGTCCGCTTCAAGCCGGCGGTACCGCCGTCCATGCAGTGATTGTTCGCCGTCGTCAGAACGTCGAAGCCGATACGCTTCAGCGTCAGCGCCAGCTCATCCGGGCAATTGAACATCGGGTTACCGAAGCGGCTCACCCGTTCGTATTTGTAACGTTTCCCAGCGCCTTGCTCGAACCATCGCTTGCCTGATAAGGTTGTCTCCAGATTTCCTATCGTCACGTCCGGCCTCTTCAAATAAGGTGCAGCTTTCGCAAAAATCGGTCCGAACGCGTAGCCTTCATTCTTACCAGCTCGATTCGTCCGCCTCGCGGACTCGATAATTACACCCCTCATCAGCAAGTCTCCGACCGCTGCCAACGTAATGGTTGCCACATGCTGTTCCCCCTTCCGGCCTGTTCTATTACAGTATTCGCCGGCGGGCAAATCGTTCGGTGATTCAAGCGAATCCCCGTCCACTCGCGCGCGAAAAAAAGAACTTCCGCCATCGGCGGAAGTCCGAGAACCCAGGATGACCTAACGCAGGAGCGCGTAAACATCCGTATAAGCATAGCCATGCGCTTCGGCAACGGCTTGATACGTCACATGCCCGGCAATGACGTTGATTCCTTTGGCAATCGCCTGATTGTGCAGGGCTGCGCGCTCGCCTTTGTCCGCGATTTGCAAGCCGTAAGGCGTGGTTGCATTCGTGAGCGCCAGCGTAGACGTGCGCGCTACGGCTCCAGGCATGTTCGCGACCGCGTAATGAATGATGCCGTGCTTCACGTAGGTTGGATCATCATGCGTCGTGATACGGTCGATCGTCTCGATCGAACCGCCCTGATCGATCGCCACATCGACAATGACCCCGCCGGGACTCATCGATTTCACCATCTCTTCGGTCACGAGCCTCGGCGCACGGGCACCCGGAATGAGGACGGCGCCGATAACGAGATCGGCACGGCGCACGACCTCGGCAATGTTGTAGGGACTGGAAATAACCGTCTTCACGCGGCCTTGAAATAGATCGTCCAGCTGACGCAGCCGGTCGGGGTTCAGATCGACGATCGTCACCTCGCCGCCGAGTCCAACCGCCATCTTCGCCGCGTTGGCGCCGACGATACCGCCTCCGATAATCGCCACCTTGCCGGGCTCTACGCCCGGAACGCCGCCAAGCAGCACGCCCTTGCCGCCATGCGCCTTCTCAAGGAAATGCGCACCGATCTGCACGGACATCCGGCCGGCGACTTCGCTCATCGGCGTCAGCAGCGGAAGACTGCCGTTGCTCAGCTGGATCGTTTCGTACGCGATTGCGGTGACCCGCTTGCTTACTAATGCCTCGGTCAGCTCCGCCTCAGGCGCAAGATGCAAGTACGTATACAGAATCAGCCCTTCATGGAAATAACCGTATTCTGCGGGAAGCGGCTCTTTGACTT encodes:
- the hutI gene encoding imidazolonepropionase, whose product is MEQMDLLLTGIGCLATPAGDVLRSGKEMQEIQEIKDAAIAIQGGRIALFGAEADVRNKLKGAAITETLDAGGRLVTPGLIDPHTHLVHGGSREHELALKRSGVPYLTILAQGGGILSTVQATRASSEQALYEKAYRSLDTMLMQGVTTVEAKSGYGLSLEEELKQLRAAKRLNETHPVDVVSTFMGAHAVPSEYKGRTDAYVDLVCAMLPEVAQEGLAEFCDVFCEQGVFTVAQSRRILLEGRRLGLMPKIHADEIEPLGGAELAGEVGAISAEHLLAASDEGLRQLAKGGVIPVLLPGTSFNLGMNKHARAREMIDTYNLPVALSTDYNPGSCPTESMQLIIMLASLNLKMTPEEILTACTINAANAIGRGRQIGSIEIGKRADLSLFDAPNLAYLPYHFGINHTFGVIKNGQPLVWDRQMIYAQAGKGESVS
- the ald gene encoding alanine dehydrogenase, translating into MHIGVPKEIKNNEFRVGMTPGSVHAYTKAGHDVRVETMAGHGIGFADADYTAAGATIVATAAEAWAAEMVVKVKEPLPAEYGYFHEGLILYTYLHLAPEAELTEALVSKRVTAIAYETIQLSNGSLPLLTPMSEVAGRMSVQIGAHFLEKAHGGKGVLLGGVPGVEPGKVAIIGGGIVGANAAKMAVGLGGEVTIVDLNPDRLRQLDDLFQGRVKTVISSPYNIAEVVRRADLVIGAVLIPGARAPRLVTEEMVKSMSPGGVIVDVAIDQGGSIETIDRITTHDDPTYVKHGIIHYAVANMPGAVARTSTLALTNATTPYGLQIADKGERAALHNQAIAKGINVIAGHVTYQAVAEAHGYAYTDVYALLR
- the hutH gene encoding histidine ammonia-lyase, whose product is MTPVILDGEKLTPELVMEVAYEHREVMLCHDARERVKQCREMVEELVAGGKVVYGVSTGFGKFSDVHISPQDTAKLQVNLIRSHACAVGSPLPEETVRALMLLRANALAKGYSGIRLVTLSLLIDCINHGVHPVIPEQGSLGASGDLAPLSHLALVLMGEGEAFYQGERLSGAEALAKAGLEPITLQAKEGLALINGTQIMTSLGTLTFVKARRLARIADVIASLTLESLRGIPDAFAEEVHLARPYPEQIGVAKNLRALLKGSRLTTRQGEIRVQDAYSLRCLPQVHGATRQVLAYAEDKLTIEINAATDNPLLFLEDGKVISGGNFHGQPIAFAMDFLKIGMSELANISERRTERLVNPALSGGLPSFLSHNPGIGSGLMITQYVSASLVSENKVLAHPASVDSIPSSANQEDHVSMGTTAARHAVQVIDNVSKVLAIELLCAAEAAEFIGVDGLAPATRVLYESLRAIVQPVIEDRSTSGDIERIAAALLSGDWLDAIEAVSGPLY
- a CDS encoding GNAT family N-acetyltransferase, with amino-acid sequence MDKMNEVSILASVTDDDKEWLRELWLREWGGEIVISKGQTYHVQDTAALIAWCEGVRVGAVAYHVRDEECELISLNATVEGLGIGSKLMTAVAQTVQPLGVNRIWLITTNDNINALRFYQKQGYRITAVYPNTVDEARKLKPTIPHIGNHDIPIHDEIELEIRL
- the hutU gene encoding urocanate hydratase is translated as MTTKHDAEPKRNIRAPRGTTLSCKGWVQEAALRMLMNNLDPDVAERPEELVVYGGIGKAARNWPSYDAIVRELQRLEDNETLLIQSGKPVGVFRTHERAPRVLLSNSVLVPKWATWEYFRELEQKGLMMYGQMTAGSWIYIGTQGILQGTYETFAEAARQHAGGTLRGTLTLTAGLGGMGGAQPLAVTMNEGVVIAVEVDRTRIERRIQTRYCDVLAETLDEALVLAEQAIAEQRALAIGLLGNAADVYPEFVRRGIKPDFVTDQTSAHDPLVGYIPAGFDLEEAAGLRTYDPERYIRLSKASMAVHVQAMLDLQKMGAVVFDYGNNIRQVAFDEGVTQAFDFPGFVPAYIRPLFCEGKGPFRWAALSGDPEDIRKTDELVLRMFPENDHLRRWIEMASERVAFQGLPARICWLGYGEREKFGLALNEMVKSGELKAPIVIGRDHLDCGSVASPNRETEAMKDGSDAVGDWAILNALINASAGASWVSVHHGGGVGMGYSLHAGMVVVADGTDEAAEHLRSVLTSDPGMGIIRHVDAGYDEAIDSAQKHGIRIPMREEG
- the hutG gene encoding formimidoylglutamase; the encoded protein is MNEKQSFLKPPEQAGFRDHLETKVAHWIRQWDGHEQLLAGIVGVPLSKPSISISSASTTPAAIRTAFKSFTTYSMEYGVDLQEMAVRDLGDIHMHVTDIAECHRRIEESLNVLYHEQPSLVPIILGGDHSITYPSIQAFSRRYEGKKVGIIHFDAHHDVRNFEDGGVTNGTPFRGILESDLVEGQHIVQIGIRGFMNSKPYHDYVKSKGVHVYSARDVRRMGIDPILDQAIALAGSGTEAIYVSFDVDVIDQAFAPGCPAVGTGGMHPWDALDALHRLGALPQVKGIDFVCIDPSVDVRNVTSRLAVQFMLSFLAGMAIRPA
- a CDS encoding CapA family protein, with the translated sequence MATITLAAVGDLLMRGVIIESARRTNRAGKNEGYAFGPIFAKAAPYLKRPDVTIGNLETTLSGKRWFEQGAGKRYKYERVSRFGNPMFNCPDELALTLKRIGFDVLTTANNHCMDGGTAGLKRTLGVLDRYGLRHTGTARSPEESRRLLIVRAKGIKLGILAYTYGTNSLPVPEPWLVNGIKPNQIIADMKRLKARTDAIIVCMHFGQEYKRIPNDRQRSLVRLLLEHGANAVIGAHPHVIQPVVKSRTKDNYGQVRTRVAAYSLGNFVSDRLYGNALTIRGMILTLTIRKDRSGKTDITGVHVRRTIVKQTMRNGRPVFRIVPQ